A window of Silurus meridionalis isolate SWU-2019-XX chromosome 28, ASM1480568v1, whole genome shotgun sequence contains these coding sequences:
- the LOC124381508 gene encoding 5-hydroxytryptamine receptor 4, whose translation MANSSAWTDLSNKSFIGYLECAKARSLSLRVALYSFIMVGIFCTVVGNVLVVLAIAYFKQLQSHTNSFVMSLAVADFLVGLVVMPYSMIRTVEGCWNFGKMFCQLHSSLDVMLCTASIFHLSCIAFDRYYAVCNPLVYSFKMSRSRVALLIVICWAVPLLISFGPILLGLHELGLDVPLPENVCVLLVNRVYAIIASLVAFYLPMATMLFAYWKIYKAAKRQAMQISALESQMAAGMGKSSSKKLKHRNYLRREKKAAKTLGIIMGVFILFWLPFFTVNIVDPFIEYQTTSVIWDIFLWLGYINSSLNPFLYGFFNRSFRRAFLMIMGCRICLPGSAPSMDLSHSKKDTNEHTEK comes from the coding sequence ATGGCAAACAGCTCAGCGTGGACGGACCTCAGTAACAAGTCATTCATTGGTTATTTGGAATGTGCCAAAGCAAGGAGCCTGAGTCTCCGGGTAGCTCTGTACAGCTTCATAATGGTTGGAATTTTTTGCACAGTGGTTGGAAACGTTCTCGTGGTGCTAGCTATTGCTTATTTTAAACAGCTCcagtcacacacaaactcttttgTAATGTCGTTAGCAGTTGCTGACTTCCTGGTAGGTTTGGTGGTCATGCCTTACAGCATGATACGAACTGTGGAAGGTTGCTGGAACTTTGGCAAAATGTTCTGCCAGCTACATTCCAGTCTGGACGTTATGCTGTGCACGGCTTCTATCTTTCACCTGAGTTGTATAGCATTTGACAGATACTACGCCGTCTGTAACCCGCTTGTCTATTCCTTCAAGATGTCCCGTAGTCGCGTGGCTCTGCTAATTGTCATCTGCTGGGCTGTTCCTCTGCTCATCTCATTTGGACCCATCCTCCTTGGACTACATGAGCTTGGACTAGATGTACCCTTGCCTGAGAACGTGTGCGTCCTCCTGGTAAACCGCGTCTATGCCATCATAGCTTCGCTTGTGGCATTTTATCTTCCAATGGCTACAATGCTATTTGCTTACTGGAAGATTTACAAAGCTGCCAAACGACAAGCGATGCAAATCAGTGCTTTGGAATCTCAGATGGCGGCTGGTATGGGCAAGAGTTCCAGCAAGAAACTGAAGCACCGCAACTACTTAAGGAGGGAAAAGAAGGCAGCAAAAACCCTTGGTATCATCATGGGTGTCTTCATCCTCTTCTGGTTGCCATTCTTCACTGTGAACATTGTGGATCCTTTCATTGAATACCAAACAACAAGTGTGATATGGGACATTTTCCTCTGGTTGGGTTACATCAACTCCTCTTTGAATCCTTTCCTCTATGGTTTCTTCAACAGGTCCTTCCGTAGAGCTTTTCTAATGATCATGGGCTGCAGGATATGTCTTCCTGGATCAGCCCCAAGCATGGACCTTTCTCATTCTAAGAAGGATACGAATGAGCACACTGAGAAATAA